Part of the Candidatus Moraniibacteriota bacterium genome is shown below.
ATAACTGGCAAATGACGGAAGTTTATGTGATTGGTCGGCTCGTCAAGGATAAGAAGATCAGGCTCTTCGAGGAAAAGTTTTGCGAACATAAGAAGTCCCTTCTGCCCCTCGGAGAGACTCTCGATTTTGTTCTGAATGAGAGCTGCCGGCACGAGAAACTTCGTCGCTGTCCGATAAACATCCTCCATGCCACCACCCTTCATAGACGCGCGGAGCGATTCTGCAACCGTCTGACCGAAATCAAGCGTCGAAAAATCCTGCCGATAATAGCCGACTTTCGCGCTAGGCGTAATCATTGCAATACGCTCATCACCAGAGGCAAGCGCTTCGAGAAACGTGCTCTTGCCGATACCATTGGGACCCGAGACGAGAAGGTGCGTCTTGCGCTTGAGTGTCACATTAACCGGGCGAAGTGTCGACTCGCCATCGCGGACAACCGACGCTGATTTGATTTCAACAATCGGACCGGTCATATCCGAAGATGGAATATCAAATGTCGGAAGCGTTTTATCTTCGCGACGAATATCGGCTTTATTTTCTTCCAAATCATCGGCAAGTGTCCGCATACGCTTCGCAACACTGCGAAGCTTCCCACCTTTGTGTGCGAATACATTCGCCTGCGCGCGCTTTTCACTAATTGTATGTTCGCGACGCGCGTTTTCGCGCTCAGCTTTCTCGATGCGACGAGCAATCTCTTCAACCACATCGTAGTAGTCGCCCGCATATTGCTCTACTTTTTGCGTAAAGATATCGAGGTAGAGCACGCCATTCGTAAACGCATTCAAGAAGTCTGCATCATGCGAGATGACAAGGCAGGTCTTCTGATACTCGACGAGAAATTTTGTGAGATGCTCGATACCGGAAGGATCAAGATTGTTGGTCGGTTCATCGAGCAGGAGAATATCGGGATTCTGAATAAGCGCCGACGCAAGCAAAAGCCGAGCCTGTTGCCCACCGGAAAATTCCCGGATCTTCTTGGTAAGCGGTGGGGTCGAGAGATGCACCACCTCGAGCACCTTCTGAACCAAAGCTGGCAGATTCCATTTCTTTTCACTGAAACACTTCGCGAAAAATTCCTCTACGGTAAGCTCGAGCTCCTCACGCGACACCACCTGCCGCGCAATTGCCACACTCGCTCCAGGTTCAATCGAAATCCGCCCGCCAGTCGGCACGAGTTCACCCATAATAAGTTTGAAGAGCGAGCTTTTCCCAGCGCCGTTTTGCCCCATGAGCGCTGCTTTGAATCCCGCTCGCACCGAAAAGCTCACCTCATCAAGTACGGGCTTCTTGTGACTATACTCAAATGAAACACTCTCAAACCGAAGAACAATATTGTCCGCCATACGAAAAAAGTTGAACGAAAGAAAAACGCTCGAGAGCGTTCTTCAGGATGACAGAAAAAGAGAAAAAAGGCAACTCTACTTCTCTCCCCCAACCCGCACCAACTCTCCAACCAATCGGCGTTCTTCTGCTGTGTCTCCCCGTTCGTGCGCGGCGCGCATGGCGCGTTCGAGAGATTCCATTTCTTCCTTGCGGAGCGTTTCAATGAGGTGTTTCCAGGTGGTATCAAAGAACACGCGCGCTTTTTCGATATCTGCTTCCTCAGCCTGTTCGGGGAGTCGGAGCATTTTCTCACCAAGGAAAGCGAGTTCCGCCGCTTCTTTTTTGAATTCTTCGGGAATCTTCGCAAATGAAAACTCCCCCGCCGTTTCGCCAGCGAGAAACGCGAGAAGCGGCATCTTCGCAACAAACGAAAATACCCGTTCCGCCACCCCTTCGAGCGGGAGCGGTAGGAGTTTCGGACATGCCAAGAGAAGCGCTGCAATATCTCGCCCCAACCTTTCCGAATGTGTTTCAAAAGAAGCGCTTGCCACAGAAGATTCGGGATTTCCAGCGTCTCGCGAAACCAAAGGTGCAACAGAAGGCTTCAGCGTCTTGAGAAATGCAAGGAGCGTTTTCTCGGCGACACCGATTCGATTGGCAAGTATATGCACCCAGTGCATCTCTTCTATACGCTGCGGAATAAGCTGGACAAGTGCGAGGAAATCTTCAGCAATACGCCGCTTCCCCTCCGCGGATTTCACATCATGAGTCGAGAGGAGTGTCTCGAGAAAATATTCCGGCGCCGGCTTCGGTTTCGACACCGCCTCAAGCAAAGCATCAACATTCTCCTTTGCCATTTCCGCCGCATCCTTCCCTGAAGAAATCGAAACAATCGCGACCGAGAACCCCAGCGCAAGCGCCATCTCAGCACTCTTCCGTGCCGCCTTCTGCCCTGCCGAGTCCATATCAAAGAAGAGTCGAAGTGTATCAGTGTAGCGCTTGATTATCCGGAGTTGCTCTTCTGTAAGCGCTGTCCCAGATACCGCCATGGTATTGGTACACCCTGCCTGATGCATCGCGATCACATCCATATTCCCCTCCACAAGAAGTGCGGAGTTTTTTTCTCGAAGAGACTGCTTCGCCTGAAATATTCCGTAGAGCGCTCGCGATTTGTGATACACCATCGTCTCTGGCGTATTGATATACTTCGCTTGTGATTCATCTCCACCAGGCGCGACCCGTGCTGAGAATCCAACGACACGACCAAGTGTGTCGAGAATCGGAAACGTAATCCGATCACGAAACCGATCATAGTACCCTCTTTCCGTCATTCCCGCAGAAGTGGGAATCCGGTCACCAGCAAACTCCAAAACATCGTCACTGCGAACAAAATCCGTAGAAACTCCCTGCGCACCTAAAGACTCCTGATTTTTATTTTCAACGTGTGATTGCTTCCGAATAACCATTCCCGCTGCTTCCATTTCGGAAGCCGAATAGCCTTTGCTTATGAGGAAATCTGACAGCGTCCGCCATCCGGGAAGGGCAAATCCCAACCGAAATGCTCGTATGGATTCATCAGACAGTCCTCGATCGCGCAGGTATGGAAGCGCCGCCTTTTTCCCTGCGCCATCCCACAATTGCTTTTCAAAAAACTTCGATGAAAGATCGAGTATCTTCAATATGGCTTCCTTGGCGACACCCTCATTATGTCTCTCATCACTTGCCCCCATCTCCCCATGAGAGACTCTCTTATCCGATTGTTGATAATCAAATCTTCTCCCACGCCGTTCCAAAACAACGCCTGCTCGCTCTGCAAGAAGCGAGAGCGCCTCGGGAAACGACAGCCCATCCATTTCCATGACGAAAGAGAAGATATCGCCACCCTTGCTGCATCCAAAGCAATGCCAACTCGCCCGCTCCTCGTTCACCACGAAGGAAGGACTTTTCTCATTGTGGAAAGGACAAAGCCCCTTCCAGCTCACGCCGGCTTTCGTGAGCGGCACATACCCCCCGATTACCTCCCGCACAGAGAGCCTCGCTTTAATATCTTCGACTTCGGTATTCATATACTTCCAGCCTATCGCCTTTCATACCAACAAAGCAAGTGCGCCCAAGAAACCAAAAAAATTCCGGCACAAACCGGAACTCCATCACCAGCAGAATCTTCTCCGAACATTTGGAACTACACTCAACCACACTACGCCCCCAACACTACCACGATCGGCGCTGTTTTTGCTTCGGGAATTTTTGCGTCTTCGACAGGTTTCGAGACAACGCCTTTGTATTCTTTGAGAAGAAGTAGCTGAAGCGCTTTTGATTCATCCTCCATTTCGGAAGAATAATAAATAACGATGCCAATATTCGATCCATTTGCATTTCCCGCCTCCGCCTTCGTGTACCCATTTGCTTTGAGATACGTCGTCATCTTGCCCGCACTCCCGCCCGCCGCACCTCCATTGAGCACCTTCATTGTAATACTCTCTGGCGCATCCGGTCTTGCAAGTGTCACGTCCTCACTTGTCACATCACTAGGCGATGCACTACCAAGCGCATCACTCGAAGCCATTGCATCAGTCTCTCCTCCTGGAATATTTACTGATGAAAAATCAGCAATCGACGGGCGTGTATCCGCCGCTTCATTCACTTGTTCGCGATATCGAACCCCGAAAGCGACACCGCCTCCGACAACCGCAAACACCAACAATGCCATGAAAATTTCCTTCATGCTGTCATTGTATCACACTTTCATGAG
Proteins encoded:
- a CDS encoding ABC-F family ATP-binding cassette domain-containing protein yields the protein MADNIVLRFESVSFEYSHKKPVLDEVSFSVRAGFKAALMGQNGAGKSSLFKLIMGELVPTGGRISIEPGASVAIARQVVSREELELTVEEFFAKCFSEKKWNLPALVQKVLEVVHLSTPPLTKKIREFSGGQQARLLLASALIQNPDILLLDEPTNNLDPSGIEHLTKFLVEYQKTCLVISHDADFLNAFTNGVLYLDIFTQKVEQYAGDYYDVVEEIARRIEKAERENARREHTISEKRAQANVFAHKGGKLRSVAKRMRTLADDLEENKADIRREDKTLPTFDIPSSDMTGPIVEIKSASVVRDGESTLRPVNVTLKRKTHLLVSGPNGIGKSTFLEALASGDERIAMITPSAKVGYYRQDFSTLDFGQTVAESLRASMKGGGMEDVYRTATKFLVPAALIQNKIESLSEGQKGLLMFAKLFLEEPDLLILDEPTNHINFRHLPVIAEALDRYAGAMILVSHDYNFVAQIRIDEMIDLESL
- a CDS encoding toprim domain-containing protein, which codes for MNTEVEDIKARLSVREVIGGYVPLTKAGVSWKGLCPFHNEKSPSFVVNEERASWHCFGCSKGGDIFSFVMEMDGLSFPEALSLLAERAGVVLERRGRRFDYQQSDKRVSHGEMGASDERHNEGVAKEAILKILDLSSKFFEKQLWDGAGKKAALPYLRDRGLSDESIRAFRLGFALPGWRTLSDFLISKGYSASEMEAAGMVIRKQSHVENKNQESLGAQGVSTDFVRSDDVLEFAGDRIPTSAGMTERGYYDRFRDRITFPILDTLGRVVGFSARVAPGGDESQAKYINTPETMVYHKSRALYGIFQAKQSLREKNSALLVEGNMDVIAMHQAGCTNTMAVSGTALTEEQLRIIKRYTDTLRLFFDMDSAGQKAARKSAEMALALGFSVAIVSISSGKDAAEMAKENVDALLEAVSKPKPAPEYFLETLLSTHDVKSAEGKRRIAEDFLALVQLIPQRIEEMHWVHILANRIGVAEKTLLAFLKTLKPSVAPLVSRDAGNPESSVASASFETHSERLGRDIAALLLACPKLLPLPLEGVAERVFSFVAKMPLLAFLAGETAGEFSFAKIPEEFKKEAAELAFLGEKMLRLPEQAEEADIEKARVFFDTTWKHLIETLRKEEMESLERAMRAAHERGDTAEERRLVGELVRVGGEK
- a CDS encoding LytR C-terminal domain-containing protein — protein: MKEIFMALLVFAVVGGGVAFGVRYREQVNEAADTRPSIADFSSVNIPGGETDAMASSDALGSASPSDVTSEDVTLARPDAPESITMKVLNGGAAGGSAGKMTTYLKANGYTKAEAGNANGSNIGIVIYYSSEMEDESKALQLLLLKEYKGVVSKPVEDAKIPEAKTAPIVVVLGA